In Phaeobacter inhibens DSM 16374, the following proteins share a genomic window:
- a CDS encoding phosphoenolpyruvate carboxykinase — MASGRVNPQFRLEDQGIEGLGNVYYNLMEPALIEAALKRDEGTLGNGGAFLVTTGKFTGRSPKDKHVVKTDSVAKTIWWENNAEMSPEGFDALYEDMLAHMQGKEYYVQDLVGGADPAHAINVRMVTELAWHGLFIRTMLRRPDREDLDDFIADFTVINCPSFQANPERHNCRSETVIAMNFDRKMILIGGTEYAGENKKSVFSLLNYLLPEKGIMPMHCSANHAKGNPVDTAVFFGLSGTGKTTLSADPDRVLIGDDEHGWADNGTFNFEGGCYAKTINLNAEAEPEIYATTSKFGTVIENMVFNPETKELDFNDDSLTANMRCAYPLHYISNASESARGGHPKNIIMLTCDAFGVLPPIARLTPAQAMYHFLSGFTSKVAGTERGVTEPEPTFSTCFGAPFMPRRPEVYGNLLREKIAEHGATCWLVNTGWTGGAYGIGSRMPIRATRALLTAALDGSLAEAEFRKDGNFGFDVPVTVPGVAEVLLDPRRTWDDQAAYDTQAAKLVQMFSDNFEQYLPYIDDDVKAAAIG, encoded by the coding sequence ATGGCATCTGGACGGGTTAACCCGCAATTCCGCCTCGAAGATCAAGGTATCGAAGGACTGGGGAACGTCTATTATAACCTCATGGAGCCAGCCCTGATTGAGGCGGCCCTGAAGCGCGACGAGGGTACGCTTGGCAATGGCGGCGCCTTTCTTGTCACCACCGGCAAGTTCACCGGCCGCTCCCCCAAGGACAAACATGTCGTAAAGACTGACAGTGTGGCCAAGACCATCTGGTGGGAAAACAATGCCGAGATGAGCCCCGAGGGCTTTGACGCGCTCTATGAAGATATGCTCGCCCATATGCAGGGCAAGGAATACTATGTTCAGGACCTCGTCGGTGGTGCGGACCCCGCCCATGCGATCAACGTCCGCATGGTGACCGAGCTGGCTTGGCACGGTCTGTTCATTCGCACCATGTTGCGCCGCCCTGACCGTGAAGATCTGGACGACTTTATCGCGGATTTCACTGTCATCAACTGCCCCAGCTTTCAGGCCAATCCGGAGCGCCACAACTGCCGCAGCGAGACCGTGATCGCGATGAACTTTGATCGCAAGATGATCCTGATTGGCGGCACTGAATACGCCGGTGAGAACAAGAAATCTGTCTTCTCGCTGCTGAACTACCTGCTGCCGGAGAAGGGCATCATGCCGATGCACTGCTCGGCCAACCACGCCAAGGGCAATCCGGTCGACACGGCCGTGTTCTTTGGCCTGTCGGGCACCGGAAAGACCACCTTGTCTGCAGACCCGGACCGGGTCCTGATCGGCGATGACGAGCACGGCTGGGCCGACAACGGCACCTTCAATTTCGAAGGTGGATGTTATGCCAAGACCATCAACCTGAATGCCGAGGCAGAGCCGGAAATCTACGCAACGACGTCCAAGTTCGGCACCGTGATCGAAAACATGGTGTTCAATCCGGAGACCAAGGAGCTGGACTTCAACGACGACAGCCTGACCGCCAACATGCGCTGCGCCTACCCGCTGCACTACATCTCCAATGCCTCGGAGAGCGCACGCGGCGGCCACCCCAAGAACATCATCATGCTGACATGTGATGCCTTTGGGGTGTTGCCTCCGATCGCGCGGCTGACACCGGCGCAGGCAATGTATCACTTCCTGTCCGGTTTCACCTCCAAGGTGGCCGGCACCGAGCGCGGCGTGACCGAGCCGGAGCCCACTTTCTCCACCTGCTTTGGTGCGCCCTTCATGCCGCGCCGTCCGGAAGTTTATGGCAACCTCCTGCGTGAAAAGATTGCCGAGCACGGTGCAACCTGCTGGCTGGTCAACACCGGCTGGACCGGCGGTGCCTACGGCATCGGCTCGCGCATGCCGATCCGTGCCACTCGTGCCCTACTGACCGCAGCGCTGGACGGCTCCCTCGCTGAAGCAGAGTTCCGCAAGGACGGCAACTTTGGCTTTGATGTACCTGTGACCGTTCCCGGTGTGGCCGAAGTTCTGCTGGATCCGCGCCGCACCTGGGATGATCAGGCCGCCTATGATACCCAGGCTGCGAAGTTGGTTCAGATGTTCTCTGACAACTTTGAACAGTACCTGCCCTACATTGATGATGACGTGAAAGCCGCGGCCATCGGCTGA
- a CDS encoding HPr family phosphocarrier protein: MVQKTLKIVNEKGLHARASAKLVEVVEGFDATAEVSRDGLSASGDSIMGLLMLAASKGTTIDIETSGPDAEALASALDTLVADKFGEGY; this comes from the coding sequence ATGGTTCAGAAAACGCTGAAAATCGTCAACGAAAAAGGACTGCACGCGCGCGCATCGGCCAAGCTGGTTGAAGTGGTTGAAGGCTTTGATGCCACGGCCGAGGTGTCGCGGGATGGGTTGTCGGCGTCCGGAGACAGCATCATGGGGCTTTTGATGTTGGCAGCCTCAAAAGGAACGACTATTGACATCGAGACTTCGGGCCCGGATGCAGAGGCGCTGGCCTCAGCGCTGGATACGCTTGTTGCCGATAAGTTCGGCGAAGGCTACTGA
- a CDS encoding sensor histidine kinase yields MRDSGISRSQRDNDVVLGDDWVAPDQNVTRELQDKRARRGVLSLRGSPLTRKIITLNLIALIILVSGILYLNSSRQSLVLQRAGALAAEAMLISDVFEAQLPEVGTVSLAVGDGIDPVTTLQNISLRAGAEVFVFDTAGTLIAQTKGVEQGGALDLLTDDNPSATLISDGLAALWSAAGGLLKSDAPEPEAQPLEDQLRGMVQQALAGGTEVKAVVDTSGGTVFSAATPILFQGQAIGVVTLASPTGEIDALVRGEQERVLQMFVVALVVSIGLSLVLASTIANPLADLAEAAELGRDGDSRKSKPGRIRIPDLSARPDEIGRLSRALRGMVKALYNRIDSNEQFAADVAHEIKNPLASLQSAVGTLRMIKREDQREKLLDVIEHDVRRLDRLVSDISNASRLDAELVKEDEESFDLLHMLGNLNQFLGEDARGKGIDYITDLPKTPIMIQGLEARLAQVFVNLITNAVSFCEDGDAIRVWARRRDNRVLVVVEDTGPGIPDQALSKVFKRFYSQRPVEHFGNNSGLGLAISKQIVEAHGGVIWAENIRPTEADITSEPLGARFVVGLPV; encoded by the coding sequence ATGCGCGATTCCGGCATAAGCCGTTCACAGCGGGATAATGATGTTGTTCTGGGCGACGACTGGGTCGCACCGGACCAGAACGTCACGCGTGAGCTGCAGGACAAGCGCGCGCGCCGTGGTGTGCTGTCGCTGCGGGGCTCGCCGCTGACGCGTAAGATCATCACGCTGAACCTCATCGCGCTGATTATTCTCGTTTCGGGCATTCTCTATCTCAATTCCTCACGCCAGAGTCTGGTGCTGCAGCGCGCCGGGGCCCTTGCGGCAGAGGCGATGCTGATCTCGGATGTGTTTGAGGCGCAGCTGCCTGAGGTTGGCACGGTCAGCCTGGCTGTCGGCGATGGCATCGATCCGGTGACCACTCTGCAGAATATCAGCCTGCGCGCCGGGGCTGAGGTCTTCGTTTTTGATACCGCTGGCACGCTGATCGCACAGACCAAAGGTGTCGAACAAGGCGGCGCGCTGGATCTGCTGACGGATGACAACCCGTCAGCCACCCTGATCAGCGATGGTCTCGCTGCGCTTTGGTCGGCGGCGGGCGGCTTGCTGAAATCGGACGCACCGGAGCCTGAGGCTCAGCCGCTGGAAGACCAGCTGCGCGGTATGGTGCAGCAGGCCTTGGCAGGCGGAACCGAGGTGAAGGCCGTCGTCGATACCAGCGGCGGGACGGTGTTCTCCGCAGCTACGCCGATCCTCTTTCAGGGGCAGGCCATCGGTGTTGTGACACTGGCGTCGCCCACCGGCGAGATTGACGCCTTGGTTCGTGGCGAACAGGAACGCGTTTTGCAGATGTTTGTCGTGGCCTTGGTTGTTTCCATCGGCCTGAGCCTCGTCCTCGCCTCTACCATCGCCAACCCGCTCGCGGATCTGGCCGAAGCGGCTGAGCTGGGCCGGGACGGGGATTCCCGAAAATCCAAACCGGGGCGTATCCGCATCCCCGATTTGAGTGCGCGCCCCGATGAAATCGGCCGCCTCAGCCGGGCACTCCGCGGCATGGTGAAGGCACTCTATAACCGTATCGACAGCAACGAGCAGTTTGCAGCGGACGTGGCGCATGAGATCAAGAACCCGCTGGCGAGCCTGCAATCCGCCGTGGGAACGCTGCGGATGATCAAACGTGAAGACCAGCGTGAGAAGCTGTTGGATGTCATCGAGCATGACGTGCGGCGTCTGGACCGGCTGGTCAGCGACATTTCCAACGCCTCACGACTGGATGCGGAATTGGTCAAAGAGGATGAAGAGAGTTTTGACCTGCTGCATATGCTGGGCAACCTCAACCAGTTCCTTGGCGAAGACGCCCGCGGGAAGGGCATCGACTACATCACTGATTTGCCGAAAACCCCAATCATGATTCAGGGATTGGAGGCACGGCTGGCCCAGGTTTTCGTCAACCTGATTACAAATGCGGTTTCGTTTTGCGAGGATGGCGATGCGATCCGGGTCTGGGCGCGCCGCCGCGACAATCGCGTTTTGGTCGTGGTCGAGGATACCGGTCCCGGTATCCCCGATCAGGCCCTAAGCAAAGTGTTCAAGCGTTTCTATTCGCAGCGCCCTGTTGAGCATTTTGGCAATAACTCTGGCCTCGGTTTGGCAATTTCCAAACAGATTGTCGAAGCACACGGTGGTGTGATCTGGGCTGAGAACATCCGCCCGACTGAAGCCGACATCACTTCGGAGCCTCTGGGCGCGCGGTTCGTCGTTGGCCTGCCGGTCTGA
- a CDS encoding response regulator transcription factor produces MSKIALVDDDRNILTSVSMTLEAEGFEVETYNDGQAALDAFNKKLPDMAVLDIKMPRMDGMDLLQRLRQKTQMPVIFLTSKDDEIDEVLGLRMGADDYVKKPFSQRLLVERIRALLRRQEAISGDAVATTTENKVMERGNLRMDPLRHSVSWKGQDVSLTVTEFLLLQALAQRPGFVKSRDQLMDVAYDDQVYVDDRTIDSHIKRLRKKMRSADSEFSAIETLYGIGYRYNEE; encoded by the coding sequence ATGTCTAAGATTGCTTTAGTCGATGATGATCGGAATATCCTGACTTCGGTCTCGATGACTCTTGAGGCTGAAGGCTTCGAGGTGGAGACCTACAATGACGGGCAGGCTGCGTTGGACGCGTTCAACAAAAAACTGCCGGATATGGCCGTTCTCGATATAAAGATGCCGCGCATGGATGGCATGGACCTGTTGCAGCGTCTGCGGCAGAAAACCCAGATGCCGGTGATCTTTCTCACCTCCAAAGATGATGAGATAGACGAGGTGCTGGGCCTGCGCATGGGGGCTGATGACTACGTCAAGAAACCGTTTTCTCAACGGCTTCTGGTCGAGCGGATCCGCGCTTTGCTGCGCCGTCAGGAAGCGATCAGTGGCGACGCAGTCGCCACGACCACTGAAAACAAGGTGATGGAGCGCGGCAACCTGCGGATGGATCCGCTGCGCCATTCGGTCAGCTGGAAGGGGCAGGACGTGTCACTGACTGTGACCGAATTCCTGCTGCTGCAAGCGCTGGCGCAACGCCCCGGTTTTGTCAAAAGCCGAGATCAGCTAATGGATGTCGCCTACGATGATCAGGTCTATGTTGATGACCGCACCATCGACAGCCATATCAAACGTCTGCGCAAGAAGATGCGCAGCGCGGACTCTGAATTCTCGGCGATTGAGACGCTTTACGGTATCGGATACCGTTACAATGAAGAGTAA
- a CDS encoding HPr kinase/phosphorylase: MITGGSGSGKSTLALQLMAFGAALVSDDQVIVAVNDQGLEASAPEALHGMIEARGVGLLRASACSRSRLTAVVDLEQLETDRLPPELETMILNQPIRLLRRVDGPQFALALIQLLKYGSVNPDA; this comes from the coding sequence TTGATAACAGGCGGATCCGGCAGTGGAAAATCGACATTGGCATTGCAGTTGATGGCCTTTGGGGCGGCGCTGGTCTCCGATGATCAGGTGATCGTGGCTGTAAACGATCAGGGGCTGGAGGCCTCAGCCCCTGAAGCCCTGCATGGCATGATCGAAGCGCGCGGCGTAGGGCTGTTGCGGGCCAGCGCATGTTCGCGATCCCGGCTGACCGCCGTTGTTGATCTGGAACAGCTTGAAACAGATCGCCTGCCACCCGAGCTGGAAACCATGATCCTGAACCAGCCAATCCGCCTGCTGCGCCGCGTCGATGGCCCCCAGTTCGCGCTCGCCCTGATACAGTTGCTCAAATACGGAAGCGTTAACCCCGATGCGTGA
- the rapZ gene encoding RNase adapter RapZ translates to MRDPDIACDPTAVPIVLVTGPSGAGRTTAINVLEDLGFEAIDNLPLRLLPGLVDANSLTRPMALGLDSRNRDFSPAALLDVIDMLSARRNLDLTVLYLDADREVLLRRYSETRRRHPLAPAEDPEVGVLREIDLMLPIRDRADLLLDTSELNIHQLKADIERRFAPGGRSLAVSLQSFSYKRGVPRSIDMVFDCRFLRNPYWEQSLRSLDGRDVAVQSYVREDSRYEPFFDRVLDLIRLLLPAYREEGKSHLSIAFGCTGGQHRSVTLAETLAKDLAEDGQQVSIRHRELHSPRQK, encoded by the coding sequence ATGCGTGACCCGGATATTGCCTGCGATCCGACGGCGGTGCCGATCGTCCTGGTGACAGGCCCGTCTGGTGCAGGGCGCACCACTGCGATCAATGTGCTTGAGGATCTCGGGTTTGAGGCGATTGACAACCTTCCTCTTCGACTACTGCCGGGACTGGTTGACGCCAACAGCCTGACTCGCCCGATGGCGCTTGGACTCGACAGTCGTAACCGGGATTTCTCCCCGGCGGCGCTGCTTGATGTCATCGATATGCTGTCCGCGCGCCGGAATCTTGACCTGACTGTGCTGTACCTTGATGCCGACCGTGAAGTCCTGCTGCGGCGCTATTCGGAAACTCGCAGGCGGCACCCGCTTGCTCCGGCAGAAGATCCGGAGGTCGGGGTCTTGCGTGAGATTGATCTGATGCTGCCGATCCGCGACCGCGCTGACCTGTTGCTGGATACCTCCGAATTGAACATCCATCAGCTAAAGGCGGATATCGAACGGCGCTTTGCCCCCGGCGGGCGGTCCTTGGCTGTGTCCTTGCAGAGCTTTTCCTATAAACGCGGCGTGCCGCGCAGTATCGATATGGTGTTTGATTGCCGCTTTCTGCGCAACCCTTACTGGGAACAGAGCCTGCGCAGTCTAGACGGGCGCGACGTGGCGGTACAGTCTTACGTTCGTGAGGACAGCCGCTATGAGCCGTTCTTCGATCGGGTGCTGGATCTGATCCGCTTGCTGTTGCCTGCCTACCGAGAAGAAGGTAAATCGCATCTCTCTATAGCATTTGGATGCACCGGAGGGCAGCACCGCTCGGTCACACTGGCAGAAACCCTGGCAAAGGATCTTGCGGAAGACGGGCAGCAGGTGTCAATTAGGCACCGCGAGCTGCACAGCCCGCGACAGAAGTGA
- a CDS encoding PTS sugar transporter subunit IIA — translation MIGIVIVAHGGLAREYLAAVEHVVGPQVCLEAISIGPEDDRDEKQREICRAADAVDSGGGVVVVTDLFGGSPSNLSLLACTPANRRILYGANLPMLIKLAKSRHLPVADAVRHAMEAGRKYINAQNINPEGEQAH, via the coding sequence TTGATCGGAATTGTGATCGTTGCACATGGGGGGTTGGCCAGAGAATATCTGGCCGCCGTGGAGCATGTCGTGGGTCCTCAGGTCTGCCTTGAGGCTATCAGTATCGGTCCGGAAGATGACCGGGACGAGAAACAGCGCGAGATCTGCCGGGCCGCTGATGCGGTCGACAGCGGCGGTGGCGTTGTGGTGGTCACCGATCTGTTTGGCGGGTCTCCGTCTAATCTCAGCCTTTTGGCCTGCACCCCAGCTAATCGAAGGATTCTCTATGGGGCCAATCTTCCTATGCTAATCAAACTGGCAAAATCCCGCCATCTACCGGTGGCCGATGCGGTCCGGCATGCCATGGAGGCGGGTCGCAAGTACATTAACGCCCAAAACATCAACCCCGAAGGGGAGCAAGCGCACTAA